In Helicobacter anatolicus, the sequence TGGAATTAAGGTTTTTTGATCAATAGTATCTGTTACACTTTTGTGATTTTCTTTGTTATAAAAATATCCCAAGGTGATGGTGTTTGCTAAAAATAATACTCCTAGAATAAAAGTAAGTTTCGCCATAAAACCTGCGGGACCTTTTGCTCCAAAAAGAGAATCATTACTTCCGCTATACACACCAAGCCCAATGCTAGAACTTTTTTGCATTAAAACAACAATGACAATTAAAACTGTCAAAATAATTTGCAAAATAAATAGAGTGTTAATCATTAAAAACTCCTGCGTCAATGTTTTTAGCGTATTTTATCGAAAAAAACTTGATGAAAGCATAAAAGGAATTAAAAAATTATAGATATAATTAAAAGTATTTAAAAAAAATAAAGGATTTATGCTAATGAAGCGCGTATTTTCGGGAATTCAACCGACTGGAAAAATTCATTTAGGAAATTACTTGGGTGCTGTAAAAAACTGGGTAGCTTC encodes:
- the secG gene encoding preprotein translocase subunit SecG, with product MINTLFILQIILTVLIVIVVLMQKSSSIGLGVYSGSNDSLFGAKGPAGFMAKLTFILGVLFLANTITLGYFYNKENHKSVTDTIDQKTLIPQNPLENKLQIPNTPAQSPFEKKEK